The segment GTCTCGAGGAATAAAGAAATACCATGGCACTGCTCCAGATTTCCGAACCCGGCATGTCGCCGGCGCCCCATCAGCGCCGATTGGCCGTGGGTATCGACCTTGGCACCACCAACTCGCTGGTGGCCGCCGTGCGCAACAGCATTCCCGAAGTCCTGCCCGACGAGCACGGCCGCGCGCTGCTGCCGTCCGTGGTGCGTTATTTGCCGAATGGCAACGCGCATATCGGCTACAAGGCCCAGGACGAGGCCGTGCGCGACCCCAAGAACACGATCATTTCGGTCAAGCGCTTCATGGGCCGTGGCGTGCGCGACGTGGCCAATATCGAGCACAGCCTGTACGACTTTGTCGATGCGCCGGGCATGGTCCAGCTGAAGACCGCCGCCGGCATCAAGAGCCCGGTGGAAGTCTCGGCCGAGATCCTGGCCACGCTGCGCCAACGCGCGGAAGACTCGCTTGGTGATGAACTGGTCGGTGCCGTGATCACTGTGCCGGCGTACTTCGACGATGCGCAGCGTCAAGCCACCAAGGATGCCGCTCAACTGGCGGGCCTCGAGGTGCTGCGCCTGCTCAACGAGCCGACCGCCGCCGCGATTGCCTACGGTCTCGACAACGCCGCGGAAGGCATCTACGCCGTATATGACCTGGGCGGCGGCACCTTTGACATCTCGGTGCTCAAGCTGACCAAGGGTGTGTTCGAAGTGATGTCGACGGGCGGAGATTCGGCGCTCGGTGGCGACGACTTCGACCAGCGCCTGCTGTGCTGGATCGTCGAGCAGGTCGGTCTGCAACCCTTGTCTGCCGAAGACTCGCGTCTGCTGATGGTGCGCGCCCGCGCGGCGAAGGAAGCGCTGTCGTCCAGTGACAGCACGGTGATTGACGCCGTGCTGACGAGCGGCGAGATCGTGCATCTCACGCTGGATGCCGATACCTTCATACAGATCACCGCCAATCTGGTGCAGAAGACGCTGACGCCGGTACGCAAGGCGCTGCGTGACGCCGGTGTCGGTCCCGAGGACGTGAAGGGCGTGGTCCTGGTGGGCGGCGCCACGAGAATGCCGGCAATCCGCAAGGCGGTGGGTGACTACTTCGGTCAGCAGCCGCTGACCAACCTCGATCCGGACCGGGTTGTGGCGCTGGGCGCGGCCATGCAGGCCAACCTGCTGGCCGGCAACCATGCGCCGGGCGAGGATTGGCTGCTGCTCGACGTGATCCCGCTCTCGCTGGGCGTGGAAACGATGGGTGGGCTGGTCGAGAAGATCGTCCCGCGCAACAGCACGATTCCCGTGGCGCGCGCGCAGGAGTTCACCACGTTCAAGGACGGCCAGACCGCAATGGCGATTCACGTGCTGCAAGGCGAGCGCGAGCTGGCCAGCGACTGCCGTTCGCTGGCGCGCTTCGAACTGCGCGGCATTCCGCCGATGGTGGCCGGCGCGGCGCGTATCCGCGTGACCTACCAGGTGGATGCTGACGGCCTGCTGTCAGTGTCGGCCCGCGAGACCGGTTCCGGGGTGGAAGCATCGGTGTCGGTCAAGCCTTCGTATGGCCTGGCCGATGACGATATCGCCCGCATGTTGCAGGAGAGCTTCCAGGAAGCCGAGCACGACATGAAGAACCGCGCGCTGGCCGAGGAACGCGTGGAAGCCGCGCGTCTGGTGGAAGCCACCACGCGTGCGCTCGAAACCGACGGCAACCTGCTGTCCGCCGACGAGCGTGCCGCAGTCGACGAGTTGATGGCCAATGTGAGCGAAATCGCCAAGGGCGAGGACCATCGCGCGATCAAGGCGGCGGTCGAACGCCTCTCGCAAGGCACCGACGAGTTTGCCGCACGCCGCATGGACCGCTCGATCAAGAGCGCGCTGGCCGGCAAGAAGGTTCAGGAAATCGGCTGAAGGCGGCGCTACCCGCGCCGCGGAAAGACAACAGGATAGAAATGCCACAGATCATCGTATTGCCCCACGTCGAGTTGTGTCCCGAAGGGGCTGTCTTCGAAGCCAACACCGGCACGAGCGTCTGCGACGCGTTGCTTGCCAATGGCATTGAGATCGAGCATGCGTGCGAGAAGTCGTGCGCCTGCACCACCTGCCACGTGATCGTGCGCGAGGGTTTCAATTCGCTCGAAGACGCCGAAGAAAAGGAAGAAGACCTGCTCGACAAGGCATGGGGTCTCGAGCCGAATTCACGCCTGTCGTGCCAGGCGCTGGTGGCGGACGACGACCTGACCGTCGAGATTCCGAAGTACACGATCAACCATGCCAAGGAAGGCCACTGAGCCTGACGCCCGGAGTTTCCTCATGAAATGGACTGATACCTACGATATCGCCGCCGCGCTGTACGACAAATTTCCGGAGGTCGATCCGCTGACGGTGCGCTTCACGCAACTGCGCCAGTGGGTGCTCGAACTCGACGACTTTAGCGATCTGCCCGAGCGTTCGGGCGAGAAGATCCTGGAGGCGATTCAGGCAGCGTGGATCGAGGAAGCGCAGTAAGCCTGCGTGACCTTTGAGAAAAAAGCACGGTGATCATGCCGTGCTTTTTTGTTTTCCGCGTCAGAAGCGGTAGCCGATACCGCCCATGATGATGTCCGTGTCCCGGTCATAGCCGGTCACCGTCCGGTTCCACGACAGGCGTGCTGACCATTGCTGGTTGATCCGGTAACTGGCCGACATCGTCATCAGCCCCGACCACCGCGACGGTGTCTCGGGTGCGGCCTGGCCGTGATCGCTCAGGTCGATCGCGTAGTAGGGCCCGGCGCCAACGCCCAGCGTCAGCTTGTCGTTGAAGAATGCGCGCTCCACCCACAACTGCGCGGCCACGCCATTGCGGCGCAATGCGGCGTTCTGGCCTTCATTGATATAGCTCACCGTGCCTGACAGGTAGCGGCTCAGGCCGCGCCGGTATTCGATCGCTTTGGCGAACGACGTTTCCGAATTGAACGTGTTCACGATGGTCCCGCCCAGGAAGACGGTGAATTCATTCTGCGTGACGTTATTCGTGCGAGACGGGGGCGGCACCACGGGTCCGCCGCGATCGCCACGATCGAGCTGGTAGCCCACGCCGAGCAGCAGCGTATTGGTCTTGATGCTCGACCGCGTCTGCGCGCGGTTGTATCGCGCCTGCACCATCCACGGGCCGCCGTTGACATACCAGGTGGCTGACAAGCTGGCCAATGCGCCCCAGCCGTGGTCGTTGTCGGAGCCATTGCCTGAGCTTCGGCTGGTGGTGTCGAAATAGCGATAGGGGCCAATACCGACGGCGACGTTGAAATTCCGGTCAGCAAATGGATAGCGCCACCAGAGCTGAACGCTGTGACCATCGCGATGGTGGTCGGGGATATGGCCTTCGTTCAGGTAGGAGAACGATGCGTACCAGTTCTCGGACAGATTGTGCTGGTAGCTGTAGGTGTAGCCGTAGCTGGATTCACCACCCTGGTCGGAGCGTTGCAAGCCTCCTAGTACAAGCACCTCCTGTCCGTGGACGGGTGTCATCCACGCGGTGGCGCTCAACAACAGGACTGATATGCGTAGACGGTGCGACAGAAAAGACAGAACTTCAGACAACAACATTACAAGTGGCCAGCAAAGAAATCGGGCCATCTTAACAATGAGGGCCGGCAAAAAGCCAGCCCCTGGTTCAAGGTTGCGCCAGATCAGAGTCTTGCTGATTGGCTTGAACGCGCTGCTGTCAGCCCGTCACCAGCACACCACGCTCGAGGTGCACGCGCTGTCCAACTTCCACACCCGGAGGGTTCTGGTAAGTGAACGTGCGGCGCGAGCCGTCGTCCATCTGCACGCTGACGCGGTAGGACTTGTTCGTGTTCAGCTTCTTCTCGGCATAGTTGCCGCCGAAGCCGCCGGCTGCCGCGCCCGCGACAGTCCCCAGTATGCGGCCATTGCCGCTGCCGATCTGGTTGCCGAGCAGGCCGCCCACTACCGCACCACCCACCGCGCCAAGACCGGAGGTCGGCTTTTCAGATTCCACCGCTTGCACGCCGGTTACATGGCCAGCCGTATGGCTGGCCCGTGCGGCGGTATTCGGCTCGGTCTGCGACGGTTGTTGTTGTTGTTGTTGTTGTTGTTGTTGCTGCTGCTGCTGCTGGGCAGGCGCCTGT is part of the Cupriavidus metallidurans CH34 genome and harbors:
- the fdx gene encoding ISC system 2Fe-2S type ferredoxin, translated to MPQIIVLPHVELCPEGAVFEANTGTSVCDALLANGIEIEHACEKSCACTTCHVIVREGFNSLEDAEEKEEDLLDKAWGLEPNSRLSCQALVADDDLTVEIPKYTINHAKEGH
- the iscX gene encoding Fe-S cluster assembly protein IscX, which gives rise to MKWTDTYDIAAALYDKFPEVDPLTVRFTQLRQWVLELDDFSDLPERSGEKILEAIQAAWIEEAQ
- a CDS encoding glycine zipper 2TM domain-containing protein is translated as MSGPETLPSLPTQRRLNPLIGAAAVSIVVASLAAVAAITGVLPISKANQGGTEPTAAQYNAQPATQAETQTPAPGSTTRPPAYDRQYAQNAMPQAPAQQQQQQQQQQQQQQQPSQTEPNTAARASHTAGHVTGVQAVESEKPTSGLGAVGGAVVGGLLGNQIGSGNGRILGTVAGAAAGGFGGNYAEKKLNTNKSYRVSVQMDDGSRRTFTYQNPPGVEVGQRVHLERGVLVTG
- the hscA gene encoding Fe-S protein assembly chaperone HscA is translated as MALLQISEPGMSPAPHQRRLAVGIDLGTTNSLVAAVRNSIPEVLPDEHGRALLPSVVRYLPNGNAHIGYKAQDEAVRDPKNTIISVKRFMGRGVRDVANIEHSLYDFVDAPGMVQLKTAAGIKSPVEVSAEILATLRQRAEDSLGDELVGAVITVPAYFDDAQRQATKDAAQLAGLEVLRLLNEPTAAAIAYGLDNAAEGIYAVYDLGGGTFDISVLKLTKGVFEVMSTGGDSALGGDDFDQRLLCWIVEQVGLQPLSAEDSRLLMVRARAAKEALSSSDSTVIDAVLTSGEIVHLTLDADTFIQITANLVQKTLTPVRKALRDAGVGPEDVKGVVLVGGATRMPAIRKAVGDYFGQQPLTNLDPDRVVALGAAMQANLLAGNHAPGEDWLLLDVIPLSLGVETMGGLVEKIVPRNSTIPVARAQEFTTFKDGQTAMAIHVLQGERELASDCRSLARFELRGIPPMVAGAARIRVTYQVDADGLLSVSARETGSGVEASVSVKPSYGLADDDIARMLQESFQEAEHDMKNRALAEERVEAARLVEATTRALETDGNLLSADERAAVDELMANVSEIAKGEDHRAIKAAVERLSQGTDEFAARRMDRSIKSALAGKKVQEIG